A window of Diospyros lotus cultivar Yz01 chromosome 14, ASM1463336v1, whole genome shotgun sequence contains these coding sequences:
- the LOC127790998 gene encoding rust resistance kinase Lr10-like — MAVFLLNLIIFLFLPQLQAIAAAAAQAPGKCSGCCVDGLVIRPPFRLKPRSDDHQAAAAGGHSCVLPRYYLSCAQKRTWVDLSPSLKLPVKYIDYASHVIHTSYPDLDCFTKHFPDIINLSSCPFRFAEDYSLTNFSLFQCSSTKPDSYSYAYPIDPSGKVYAIASYVSFVQFPMFSCKKICEIYSFPDISHSSHRELRFKWSQVACQTLLCNPEISHSQRKTADMLRGLFLLPITILALYCVFSWIKIKKDDQAKIKQFLEHYISRKPARYSYADVKKITNKFKHKIGQGGYGTVYKGKLSNDVHVAVKILDDVKGNGEEFINEVGTIGRIHHINIVRLVGFCVDGFRRALIYEFLPNYSLEKFISSDKRRLSLGWEKLQDIALGVARGVEYLHQGCDQQILHFDIKPNNVLLDHRFNPKISHFGLAKLCSKEQSVVSMTVARGTIGYIAPEVFSRNFGNVSFKSDVYSFGMLLLEMVGVRQNNAAKQDSSESEAYFPEWIYGHLEQGVEAVPGIQVEQEEDARIARKLIIVGLWCTQWYPMHRPSMKDVVRMLEGDDEGTLRVPPGPHVATNPFITKEKISATVTSTSYLEIISESE; from the exons ATGGCCGTCTTCCTACTAAATCTTATAATATTCCTCTTTCTACCACAACTCCAGGCaattgcagcagcagcagcacaaGCTCCAGGCAAGTGCAGTGGCTGCTGCGTCGACGGTCTGGTGATCCGGCCGCCGTTCCGTCTTAAACCCCGTAGTGACGATCATCAGGCTGCTGCAGCAGGAGGCCATAGCTGTGTCTTGCCCCGTTACTATCTTTCCTGCGCCCAGAAACGAACTTGGGTagatctctccccctctctgAAACTGCCTGTCAAGTATATCGACTATGCATCACACGTTATCCACACTTCTTATCCTGATCTCGACTGCTTTACCAAACACTTTCCAGACATCATCAATCTGTCTTCTTGTCCCTTCCGATTCGCAGAAGATTACAGTTTAACTAACTTCAGCCTCTTCCAGTGTTCATCCACAAAGCCGGACAGCTACTCGTATGCTTACCCTATTGACCCCAGTGGCAAAGTTTATGCTATAGCTTCTTACGTTTCCTTCGTGCAGTTTCCCATGTTTTCCTGCAAAAAGATATGCGAGATTTATTCATTTCCAGATATTTCCCATTCATCTCATCGTGAGCTTAGATTCAAATGGTCCCAAGTCGCTTGCCAAACTCTATTATGTAACCCAGAAATCAGCCATAGCCAACGCAAAACTGCAG ATATGCTCCGAGGCTTATTTCTTCTCCCCATAACAATTCTAGCATTGTACTGTGTCTTTAGctggattaaaataaaaaaagatgatcAAGCAAAGATCAAGCAATTTTTGGAACACTATATAAGTCGCAAGCCTGCAAGATATTCCTATGCCGACGTCAAGAAAATTACCAACAAATTCAAGCACAAAATAGGCCAAGGAGGCTATGGAACAGTGTACAAAGGAAAGCTCTCTAATGACGTCCATGTTGCAGTCAAGATCCTCGACGATGTCAAGGGAAATGGAGAAGAGTTCATCAATGAAGTGGGAACCATAGGAAGAATTCACCACATAAACATTGTCCGTTTAGTTGGCTTCTGCGTTGATGGCTTTCGAAGGGCTCTTATTTATGAGTTCTTGCCCAATTATTCACTGGAAAAATTCATTTCATCCGATAAGAGGAGACTCTCGTTAGGGTGGGAAAAGCTACAAGACATTGCTCTAGGTGTAGCCAGAGGAGTTGAATATCTCCACCAAGGTTGTGATCAACAAATACTTCATTTCGATATTAAACCTAACAATGTCCTGTTAGATCATAGATTCAACCCAAAGATATCTCATTTCGGTCTGGCGAAACTGTGTTCCAAAGAACAAAGTGTGGTTTCAATGACTGTTGCTAGAGGCACAATAGGCTATATTGCACCAGAAGTATTCTCTAGAAACTTTGGGAATGTGTCGTTCAAATCAGACGTATATAGTTTTGGAATGCTCCTACTAGAAATGGTTGGAGTGAGGCAAAACAATGCTGCAAAACAAGACAGCTCAGAAAGCGAAGCTTACTTCCCTGAATGGATTTATGGACATTTGGAACAGGGGGTAGAGGCAGTGCCAGGCATCCAAgtggaacaagaagaagatgcgAGGATTGCTAGGAAGCTAATTATTGTGGGGCTTTGGTGCACGCAATGGTACCCAATGCACAGGCCATCAATGAAAGATGTGGTGCGGATGCTAGAAGGTGATGATGAAGGCACATTGAGGGTGCCCCCGGGTCCACATGTTGCTACTAATCCCTTCATCaccaaagaaaaaattagtgCAACGGTGACATCTACTAGTTATTTAGAAATCATTTCCGAATCGGAGTGA
- the LOC127791001 gene encoding uncharacterized protein LOC127791001 codes for MWCRAFSTTLGGHARTWYSCLPHRSINRWEELKTCFLAHYAPLKRHRKSSMALVSIKQNQGESLRDFVARFNEEALSINEFDQRIAMSLAKTPPRTFTEALAQANKYINAEEVMKVKRAKQPESKEREKEKKKPVVEQKTDYRLSRAPDRPSFGGARESPMSYTPLNASRAEILLALEDKDYLRRPPPLRSPPNTQSKRKYCRFHRDHGHVTEDCIQLKEEIQELINRGYLRDFAGQEGVSSGRVESKSDNRRRSPTRDRFRERSWTPSWRERKQPAGDR; via the exons atgtggtgccggGCATTTTCGACTACTTTGGGAGGACATGCCCGGACCTGGTACTCCTGtcttccccatcgttccatcaaccGTTGGGAAGAGCTGAAGACCTGTTTCTTAGCCCACTACGCTCCTTTGAAGCGCCACCgaaagtcttccatggctctggtaAGCATCAAGCAAAAtcagggtgaatccctaagggatTTCGTGGCGAGGTTCAACGAGGAGGCATTGAGTATCAACGAGTTCGACCAGCGgatcgcaatg TCCTTGgccaagactccacctcgtactttTACAGAGGCCTTGGCCCAGGCTAATAAGTACATTAATGctgaagaggtgatgaaggtgaagcgggCGAAACAACCTGAAAgtaaggaaagagaaaaggagaagaaaaagccaGTGGTGGAGCAGAAGACGGACTATCGCCTCTCCCGAGCTCCAGATCGCCCGAGTTTCGGGGGTGCACGTGAAAGCCCGATGAGTTATACTCCTCTCAATGCCAGTCGAGCCGAGATTCTACTGGCATTGGAGGATAAGGATTATTTGCGGCGTCCTCCACCGCTGaggtctccacccaacactcaAAGCAAAAGGAAGTATTGCCGATTCCACCGCGACCATGGTCATGTTACAGAGGACTGCatccagttaaaagaagagattcaagAGCTTATCAATCGGGGTTACCTCCGAGATTTCGCTGGCCAAGAAGGTGTGAGTTCGGGTAGAGTTGAGTCCAAGTCGGATAATAGGAGAAGGTCTCCTACACGGGATCGCTTCCGAGAGCGAAGTTGGACACCGTCctggagagaaagaaaacagCCCGCTGGGGATAGATGA